In Dyadobacter sp. NIV53, a single window of DNA contains:
- a CDS encoding protein-disulfide reductase DsbD domain-containing protein, whose translation MTRKFLLFFLLLSVKIQAQDAGEISKWDISVSNKEAKAGEEIELVFLASIDKNWKLYSSDFRNDIGPLPTEFRFAETDGYNLVGKIEPVKPKKTVDPTWDVAYTYFLEKAEFRQKIKLTRKDFIVKGTIKGLLCSNEDGICIPFQKSFQVN comes from the coding sequence ATGACCAGGAAATTCCTTTTATTTTTCTTACTACTATCTGTAAAAATCCAGGCACAGGACGCCGGTGAAATTTCAAAGTGGGACATATCTGTTTCAAATAAAGAAGCCAAAGCAGGCGAGGAGATAGAACTGGTTTTTTTAGCCAGCATTGACAAAAACTGGAAATTGTATTCTTCTGATTTCAGGAATGACATTGGTCCGCTTCCCACAGAATTCAGGTTTGCTGAAACAGACGGTTATAATCTTGTCGGCAAAATTGAGCCGGTAAAACCTAAAAAAACCGTTGACCCAACGTGGGATGTAGCCTATACTTACTTTCTTGAAAAAGCAGAATTCAGGCAGAAAATAAAACTTACCAGGAAAGATTTCATTGTAAAAGGGACTATAAAAGGCCTTTTGTGTAGCAATGAAGACGGAATATGCATTCCATTCCAAAAATCTTTTCAGGTTAATTGA
- a CDS encoding cytochrome-c peroxidase, whose amino-acid sequence MFRIRNIFGVLIFVTTVAFQYQENDVSTREELGEKLFSDPILSKGRAISCASCHIPAFAFADTAAFSIGDKGTRLSRNSPPLTNLSGRTDFFWDGRASSLEEQILGPLSSHDEMDLPIEQAVERLKQDAFYSTAFQKIFKTDVNQKNLLSAIASFERTLETTDTPYDRYLDGDEKAMSPEAVRGRILFIGKANCALCHSGEDFTADRFKSIGLFNGKELTDPGRFKITKDSVHIGMFKVPGLRNVAVTAPYMHNAMFRTLKEVVQYYNTPDKFVSNSINRDLSLGSSLNLSDGEVNDIVAFLEALTDDRFRKK is encoded by the coding sequence ATGTTTAGAATCAGAAATATCTTTGGTGTACTGATTTTCGTGACCACCGTGGCATTTCAGTACCAGGAAAATGATGTTTCCACCAGGGAAGAATTAGGAGAGAAACTGTTTTCCGATCCAATCCTGTCAAAAGGCAGGGCTATAAGCTGCGCTTCATGCCATATTCCCGCTTTTGCTTTTGCAGACACTGCCGCTTTTAGTATCGGTGATAAAGGCACACGTCTTTCGAGAAACAGCCCGCCGCTGACAAACCTTTCCGGAAGGACAGACTTTTTCTGGGACGGCAGGGCTTCATCACTGGAAGAACAGATTTTGGGGCCGTTGTCGTCACATGATGAAATGGACCTGCCCATAGAGCAGGCGGTAGAAAGGTTAAAACAAGATGCCTTTTACAGTACTGCTTTTCAAAAAATATTTAAAACGGATGTCAATCAAAAGAATTTGCTAAGTGCCATTGCGTCTTTTGAAAGAACACTGGAAACGACCGACACCCCTTATGACCGTTACCTGGACGGAGATGAAAAGGCTATGTCGCCTGAGGCCGTTCGCGGACGTATATTGTTTATCGGTAAGGCAAATTGTGCACTTTGTCATTCGGGAGAGGATTTCACTGCCGACCGTTTCAAAAGCATAGGTTTATTTAATGGAAAGGAATTAACAGATCCGGGACGGTTTAAGATTACAAAAGACAGCGTTCATATCGGCATGTTCAAAGTGCCTGGCTTGCGGAATGTGGCAGTTACAGCACCATACATGCACAATGCTATGTTCAGGACGCTAAAAGAAGTGGTTCAATATTACAATACACCCGACAAGTTTGTAAGCAATAGTATCAACCGTGACCTTTCACTGGGCAGTTCGCTCAACCTTTCCGACGGCGAGGTAAACGATATCGTAGCGTTTCTGGAAGCTTTGACAGACGATCGGTTCAGGAAAAAATAG
- a CDS encoding carboxypeptidase-like regulatory domain-containing protein, producing MMKKIRILVLIAAAFVAEAKPLQKEINGIVTSKGNGDVLDLVVVWVKGTNQGMVTGEDGYFDLLVNEGDTLEFSGRGYKTTQLVVGGKSLYKAELEKEETATNNRLRVSAIDARINAKQD from the coding sequence ATGATGAAGAAAATCCGGATACTCGTATTGATCGCAGCCGCATTTGTTGCTGAAGCAAAACCGTTACAAAAGGAAATTAACGGGATTGTCACTTCAAAAGGCAATGGAGACGTGCTTGATCTCGTGGTAGTTTGGGTAAAAGGAACCAATCAGGGAATGGTAACCGGTGAAGACGGTTATTTTGATCTGCTCGTAAATGAAGGCGACACGCTTGAATTTTCCGGCAGAGGATACAAAACTACCCAGCTTGTTGTTGGTGGTAAAAGCCTTTACAAAGCAGAACTGGAAAAGGAGGAAACGGCAACGAATAACAGATTGCGCGTATCCGCTATTGATGCCCGGATTAATGCAAAACAGGATTAA
- a CDS encoding ATP-binding protein translates to MKYLSIVIFLLLGTVVARAQNPKIDSINLLINRAKTDTGRINRLIDKIDLLAQINIDSALNLSVSTIEFAKKSNYPAGEARARTKLANHNSYKGNFAAAKENLEIAIKMFTALKNNVQLLKVYNSYGTMYGMQSKYDSSLMFFEKGATIAEADKENQKDILGTLGTIYMNIGISYQMLSNQPQALFYQQKALKIAEAQHDVSSQAYCMLNISNTLRNIGDIKRAEKSMQQSIRLAKQVSLKNVELYAYTNLAALYSELKTNQKAYDYAMKAAGLAKEMGDTGIEATSLSRAATSLAKQKKFNDAEKLNTQAIGIADESRQPLNIHQTYSSMGVIKRMQEKYVAAIPYFEKSFEALKNADIYDLQTGEMYSELSLCYEKSGNFPRALATHKIAASIADSVRGKENIRKTTELNMNYAFEKQRQAAQAEQQKQDALTKTRQTTLMGGMGLMLALAGMSFYAYRTKQKANGLLEVQKTELEQTLTKLKTTQTQLIHSEKMASLGELTAGIAHEIQNPLNFVNNFSEVSAELAEEILQELENGDPDEAKAIAGDIKDNLQKIILHGKRADNIVKGMLEHSRSSSGTLKPTNLHLLIDEYIKLAFHGFRVKDQSFQAELVNERDSGIGKINAAPQDLGRVLLNLFNNAFYAVKEKQQNNGQSDYKPTIIVSTHRLEDFVEIRVRDNGTGISEHVRQKIFQPFFTTKPTGQGTGLGLSISYDIVTKGHGGTLAVESEMGVGTVFILRLPV, encoded by the coding sequence ATGAAATACCTGAGCATTGTTATTTTCCTGCTTTTAGGCACGGTCGTGGCCAGAGCTCAAAATCCGAAAATTGATAGCATAAACCTGCTGATCAATCGTGCGAAAACGGATACCGGACGTATTAACCGGCTTATTGACAAAATAGATTTACTGGCACAAATAAATATAGATTCTGCGCTGAACCTGAGTGTATCGACGATTGAATTTGCAAAAAAGAGCAATTATCCTGCAGGAGAAGCCCGTGCCAGAACTAAACTGGCCAATCATAATTCTTACAAAGGAAATTTTGCGGCGGCGAAGGAAAACCTGGAAATAGCCATAAAAATGTTCACTGCCCTCAAAAATAATGTACAGTTGCTCAAAGTCTACAATTCATATGGTACCATGTACGGCATGCAAAGTAAGTACGACAGCTCGCTGATGTTCTTTGAAAAAGGGGCAACTATTGCAGAGGCAGACAAGGAAAATCAAAAGGACATATTGGGTACATTAGGCACTATTTACATGAACATTGGCATCTCATACCAGATGCTTTCCAATCAGCCACAGGCACTTTTTTATCAGCAAAAGGCATTAAAAATTGCGGAAGCTCAGCACGACGTCAGCTCGCAAGCTTATTGCATGCTAAATATCTCAAATACCTTACGCAATATCGGTGACATAAAAAGGGCTGAAAAAAGCATGCAGCAGTCAATTCGGTTAGCCAAACAAGTTTCTCTGAAAAATGTTGAATTATATGCATATACCAATCTTGCGGCACTTTACAGTGAGCTGAAGACCAATCAGAAAGCATACGATTACGCGATGAAAGCAGCAGGCCTTGCCAAGGAAATGGGTGATACCGGCATCGAGGCAACCAGTTTGTCGCGTGCTGCCACCAGTTTAGCAAAGCAGAAAAAGTTTAATGATGCTGAAAAATTAAATACTCAGGCTATTGGCATTGCGGACGAATCGAGGCAGCCGCTTAATATTCACCAGACTTACTCCTCCATGGGCGTTATCAAGCGAATGCAGGAAAAGTATGTGGCTGCAATCCCATATTTCGAGAAAAGTTTTGAAGCCCTGAAAAATGCTGATATATATGATTTGCAAACCGGGGAAATGTATTCGGAGTTGTCATTATGTTATGAGAAATCGGGTAACTTTCCTCGTGCACTGGCAACCCATAAAATTGCTGCATCCATTGCGGATTCGGTCCGTGGAAAGGAGAATATTCGCAAGACTACCGAATTGAATATGAATTATGCCTTTGAAAAACAGCGGCAGGCGGCACAGGCCGAGCAGCAAAAACAGGATGCGTTGACCAAAACACGCCAGACTACATTAATGGGTGGAATGGGATTAATGCTTGCGCTGGCCGGGATGAGCTTTTACGCTTATCGTACCAAACAAAAGGCAAATGGATTGCTCGAAGTTCAAAAAACAGAATTGGAACAAACACTTACCAAGCTCAAGACAACCCAGACACAATTGATCCATTCCGAGAAGATGGCTTCCCTTGGAGAGTTAACCGCCGGTATCGCACATGAAATTCAGAACCCATTGAATTTTGTAAATAATTTCTCTGAGGTAAGTGCGGAACTGGCCGAAGAAATACTGCAGGAGCTGGAAAACGGCGACCCTGATGAGGCAAAGGCTATTGCTGGTGACATAAAAGATAATTTACAAAAGATCATCCTGCACGGCAAGCGTGCAGACAACATTGTAAAAGGGATGCTGGAACACTCCCGCAGCAGCAGTGGTACGCTTAAGCCGACAAACCTGCATTTGCTGATTGATGAATATATCAAGCTGGCGTTTCACGGTTTTAGGGTAAAAGACCAGTCTTTTCAGGCAGAGCTGGTAAACGAGCGGGACAGTGGCATCGGAAAGATCAATGCTGCTCCTCAGGATCTGGGCCGGGTACTTTTAAATCTGTTTAACAACGCATTTTATGCCGTTAAAGAAAAGCAGCAGAATAATGGCCAGTCTGATTACAAACCTACCATTATAGTCAGTACACATCGCCTGGAAGATTTTGTGGAAATTCGTGTGCGAGATAACGGTACCGGTATTTCGGAGCATGTAAGGCAAAAAATATTCCAGCCCTTTTTTACGACCAAACCAACCGGACAGGGAACCGGCCTTGGCTTATCCATAAGTTATGACATTGTTACCAAAGGCCATGGCGGAACGTTAGCAGTCGAGTCTGAGATGGGTGTAGGGACTGTTTTTATACTAAGATTGCCGGTTTAG